Proteins from a genomic interval of Callospermophilus lateralis isolate mCalLat2 chromosome 1, mCalLat2.hap1, whole genome shotgun sequence:
- the Il27ra gene encoding interleukin-27 receptor subunit alpha: MRGRGAARFWPGPKLQLLLPLFLLVPRARPLGGPGPLQCHGVEPLGNLNCSWEPLGDLGAPSMLHLQSQKYHSNRTRTVAVAAGQSWVTVPREQFTASDTLLVWGTKAGQVLWPPVLINLETRMKPRAPRLRPEVDFSEDEPLEATVQWEPPTWPPHKVLICQFHYRRCPEVAWMPLEPELKTAPLTPIEIPDLELATRYEVSGRCRVDTEADLWGESSPVLSFQTMPSAPKDVWVSGNLCGPPSRQELLLLWKAPGPCVQVSYRVWFWVGEKSLIQEGVPCCKCSVPTWAEWAGVSAVNTTSWEPRTNFSLVCLAPDSAPHDVAVGGIPRSTQLLVTWQPGDGEPLEYVVDWAQDGDTLEDLNWVRLPPGNLSALLPGTFKGGVPYRITVTAVFPGGLAPASSVWAFREEQAPLAGPTLWRLQDDPPGTPTVAWGEVPRHQLQGHLTHYTLCSRSGTNAADCTNVSSSTRMVTLPNLHWGPCELWVTASTIAGQGPPGPSLWLHLPDNTVPWRVLPGVLALWGLLLVGCGLSLATARRCLHLGQKVLPPWVWEKVPDPANSSAGQTHVEEVRQAPPLTDLPVLKVEEMEPPAPKEPPQPPAPLHSGYEKHFLPTPEELGLLRPPRFQDLV, from the exons ATGCGGGGGCGCGGGGCTGCCCGCTTCTGGCCTGGGCCAAAGCTCCAGCTGCTGCTTCCGTTGTTCCTGCTGGTCCCCCGAGCGCGTCCCCTGG GCGGCCCTGGGCCACTGCAGTGCCACGGAGTTGAACCTTTGGGGAACTTGAACTGCTCATGGGAACCTCTTGGGGACCTGGGAGCCCCCTCTATGCTGCACCTCCAGAGCCAGAAATA CCATTCCAACAGAACCCGGACCGTGGCGGTGGCCGCGGGGCAGAGCTGGGTGACGGTTCCTCGGGAGCAATTCACCGCGTCTGACACGCTGCTCGTCTGGGGGACCAAGGCAGGCCAGGTCCTCTGGCCCCCCGTCCTCATCAACCTGGAAACCCGAA TGAAGCCCAGAGCCCCCCGGCTGCGTCCCGAGGTGGACTTTTCAGAGGACGAGCCCCTGGAGGCCACGGTGCAGTGGGAGCCGCCTACCTGGCCACCTCATAAGGTCCTGATCTGCCAGTTCCACTATCGAAGATGCCCGGAGGTGGCCTGGATGCCA CTGGAGCCCGAGCTGAAGACGGCACCGCTGACCCCCATCGAGATCCCAGACCTGGAGCTGGCCACCCGCTACGAGGTGTCTGGCCGCTGTCGGGTGGACACAGAGGCCGATCTGTGGGGCGAGAGCAGCCCGGTTCTGTCCTTCCAGACAATGCCCTCTG CTCCAAAAGACGTGTGGGTGTCTGGGAACCTGTGTGGGCCCCCGAGCAGACAGGAGCTGCTGCTTCTGTGGAAG GCCCCTGGACCCTGCGTGCAGGTGAGCTACAGAGTGTGGTTCTGGGTTGGAGAGAAGAGTCTGATTCAGGAAGGGGTCCCCTGTTGCAAGTGCTCCGTCCCCACCTGGGCAGAGTGGGCAGGGGTGTCTGCTGTCAACACCACCAGCTGGGAGCCACGCACGAACTTCTCTCTGGTCTGCTTGG CTCCAGACTCTGCCCCCCATGATGTGGCGGTAGGAGGCATCCCCAGGAGCACGCAGCTGCTGGTGACCTGGCAACCAGGGGACGGGGAACCACTGGAGTACGTGGTGGACTGGGCTCAAGATGGGGACACTCTGGAAGACCTCAACTGGGTCCGGCTTCCCCCTGGGAACCTTAGTGCTCTGTTGCCAG GGACTTTCAAAGGAGGGGTCCCCTATCGGATCACGGTGACAGCGGTCTTTCCCGGGGGCTTGGCCCCCGCCTCCTCCGTCTGGGCTTTCCGGGAGGAACAAG CACCCCTGGCAGGGCCGACCCTTTGGCGACTCCAGGATGACCCCCCAGGGACTCCCACGGTGGCGTGGGGGGAGGTCCCAAGACACCAGCTCCAGGGCCACCTTACTCACTACACGTTGTGCTCAAGAAGTGGGACCAACGCCGCCGACTGCACCAATG TGAGCAGCAGCACCCGGATGGTCACTCTGCCCAACCTTCACTGGGGTCCCTGTGAGCTGTGGGTGACTGCCTCCACCATTGCAGGACAGGGCCCACCGGGCCCCAGCCTCTGGCTTCACCTACCAG ATAACACGGTGCCATGGAGAGTTCTGCCGGGTGTCCTGGCCCTGTGGGGGCTGCTCCTGGTGGGCTGCGGCCTGAGCCTTGCCACGGCTCGAAG GTGCCTCCACCTGGGACAGAAGGTGCTGCCCCCCTGGGTGTGGGAGAAGGTTCCTGACCCCGCCAACAGCAGCGCCGGGCAGACCCACGTGGAG GAGGTGCGCCAGGCCCCCCCTCTGACTGACTTGCCTGTCCTgaaggtagaggagatggagccacCAGCACCTAAGGAGCCCCCCCAGCCCCCCGCCCCCCTTCACTCTGGGTACGAGAAACATTTCCTGCCCACACCAGAGGAACTGGGCCTCCTGAGGCCCCCCAGGTTCCAAGATCTGGTCTGA
- the Rln3 gene encoding relaxin-3, translating to MAKFTLLLLLALAVLAGQLWLVAEARAAPYGVKLCGREFIRAVIFTCGGSRWRRSGLLAPEAMGDIFPDADTDADSLAGELDQAVGSNEWLALTKSPQAFYGGQPSWQGTSGALRGSRDVLAGLSSNCCKWGCSKSEISSLC from the exons ATGGCCAAGTTcacgctgctgctgctgctggccctggcggTGCTGGCGGGGCAGCTGTGGCTGGTGGCCGAGGCCCGGGCAGCGCCCTACGGGGTGAAGCTTTGTGGCCGTGAATTCATCCGAGCGGTCATCTTCACCTGCGGAGGCTCCCGGTGGAGGCGGTCAGGCCTCCTGGCCCCCGAAGCTATGG GGGACATCTTCCCGGATGCAGACACTGATGCAGACAGCCTGGCAGGCGAGCTGGACCAAGCTGTGGGCTCCAATGAGTGGCTGGCCCTCACCAAATCTCCCCAGGCCTTCTATGGTGGTCAACCCAGCTGGCAGGGGACCTCTGGGGCTCTTAGGGGCAGCCGAGATGTCCTAGCTGGCCTGTCCAGCAACTGCTGCAAGTGGGGGTGCAGCAAAAGTGAAATCAGCAGCCTCTGCTAG
- the Misp3 gene encoding uncharacterized protein MISP3, which produces METPIEREIRRSCEREESLRRSRGLSSSRAGQELVELRVRPVLSRPGPGPALPRALGRARAGAKMQRDIEREAHRQAALARPAAPEPSARPPSQPLGELKRFFEAAAENRSSAAAEGSAGSQRLPEPGGRQRSAVQGRCPVLARAPPPIAPSLLEQEVREVREREREWQRQRRSVYGTTEFKEPAPSLTASRGDGKLAVIWPPRRKASENSLEQEERKP; this is translated from the exons ATGGAGACGCCCATTGAGCGCGAAATCCGCCGCAGCTGCGAACGCGAGGAGAGCCTGCGACGGAGCCGGGGCCTGAGCTCCAGCCGCGCAGGCCAGGAACTGGTCGAGCTGCGCGTGCGGCCGGTGCTCAGTCGGCCAGGTCCCGGCCCCGCGCTCCCGCGCGCCTTGGGGCGCGCGCGGGCGGGCGCAAAGATGCAACGAGACATCGAGCGGGAGGCTCACCGGCAGGCGGCGCTGGCTCGCCCCGCGGCCCCCGAGCCGAGCGCCCGTCCGCCCTCGCAGCCGCTGGGCGAGCTCAAGCGCTTCTTCGAGGCCGCCGCGGAGAACCGCTCCTCGGCGGCCGCGGAGGGCAGCGCGGGCTCACAGAGGCTGCCGGAGCCTGGAGGCCGGCAGCGCTCGGCCGTGCAGGGCCGGTGCCCAGTGCTGGCCCGCGCCCCGCCGCCCATCGCACCGTCACTGCTGGAGCAAGAGGTGCGCGAAGTGCGCGAGCGCGAGCGGGAGTGGCAGCGCCAGAGGCGCAGCGTCTACGGTACCACTGAGTTCAAGGAACCCGCGCCGAGCCTCACGG CGAGCAGGGGCGATGGAAAGTTGGCAGTGATCTGGCCCCCCCGCAGGAAGGCTTCGGAGAACAGCCTGGAGCAG GAGGAACGCAAACCTTGA
- the C1H19orf67 gene encoding UPF0575 protein C19orf67 homolog, with the protein MASEQWFVGPLPLGPGETPPLDDLEPGTQPCRDPSWSTPPGRPEDPPELEPEDAQGQLLEVPASMPSPEPPAPDRGPTPARLPLDAMFSPITEQLRYLLKKADDFQSYLLYRDRVQKEQLAKAMPTFLKMCEPYFLYLEAAARSMPPIYGALQELVRKGLLEISQQLTLRLEQLVLMYASFGFVDLEETDPLSISCFFCGRFSISPSHEVSIFRYCTPAAYTASRFPRYLYKKMRWNLETTPEPSNRGQDPHVDYYFLCYRDTWEDTGQNPANSCPQIQKLWSIGRWVPLGPAEDDLYSWILCPQPPGDYQQLLTIGFEEPSHMLATDLLVQILMGQAGPARPPSAVGPPAWTAQGP; encoded by the exons ATGGCTTCGGAGCAGTGGTTCGTGGGGCCGCTCCCCTTGGGCCCTGGAGAAACGCCGCCCTTGGACGACTTGGAACCGGGGACGCAGCCCTGCAGAGATCCCTCGTGGTCAACGCCGCCCGGCAGGCCTGAGGACCCACCCGAGCTGGAGCCAGAGGATGCCCAGGGGCAGTTGCTGGAGGTCCCGGCCTCCATGCCTTCCCCCGAGCCTCCAGCCCCCGACCGGGGGCCGACCCCAGCTCGCCTACCCCTGGACGCTATGTTCAGCCCCATCACGGAACAGCTCCGCTACCTGCTGAAGAAGGCAGATGACTTCCAAAGCTACTTGCTCTACAG GGACCGAGTgcagaaggaacagctggcaaagGCCATGCCCACCTTCTTAAAGATGTGTGAGCCTTACTTCTTATACCTGGAGGCTGCAGCGAGGAGCATGCCCCCCATCTATGGAGCCCTGCAGGAGCTGGTTCGAAAGGGG CTGTTGGAGATCTCCCAACAGCTGACTCTACGCCTGGAACAGCTGGTCCTCATGTATGCCTCCTTTGGGTTCGTGGACCTGGAGGAGACTGACCCCCTGAG CATCTCCTGCTTCTTCTGTGGAAGGTTCTCCATCAGCCCTTCCCACGAAGTGTCCATCTTCAGATACTGTACCCCAGCCGCCTACACCGCCAGCCGCTTCCCCCGGTACCTCTATAAGAAAATGCGCTGGAACCTGGAAACCACCCCAGAGCCCAGCAATCGAGGACAAGATCCCCATGTGGATTA ctACTTTCTGTGCTATCGAGATACATGGGAGGACACAGGCCAGAATCCAGCCAACTCGTGTCCCCAGATCCAAAAGCTGTGGTCCATCGGTCGATGGGTGCCCCTAGGGCCAGCTGAAGATGACCTTTATTCATG GATTTTGTGCCCGCAGCCTCCTGGGGACTACCAACAGCTGCTGACCATCGGCTTCGAGGAGCCGTCGCACATGCTGGCCACCGACCTGCTGGTGCAGATTCTCATGGGTCAGGCAGGCCCGGCCCGGCCCCCGAGCGCTGTCGGGCCTCCGGCGTGGACTGCGCAGGGGCCTTGA
- the Palm3 gene encoding paralemmin-3: protein MALQSQAWSPATPMPMAESSLYRQRLEVIAEKRRLQEQIRAARRELEEEKLRVERLKRKSLRERWLMDGAAEGPQQPEDTGSKDPQSPEGQAQARIRNLEDSLFTLQSELQLLQSASTGAQHKPLGRLTWRRQSHRPVSQPTMEAGLAGQSEPDKRASLPTGLVGASPEVPSEPQEEAAGVLPPQRQVPGAVGTSPEANGPCPGPSPGREQERSLGAAAAERGGVEAKGAGVVEVVWEGLRAPGDCATGTSGTSGLELEARVEEVVLEAIGDRQGAGSTELPAWVKEDRGVAEVVWEGLGGTESQESQESQAGGEVGPEATLSSSEPLQGDATQEGEGAPGGSPEGEGQGGSGGEEGSFIWVERATLSEDWEELLMEGLEGPVVTEGGGREAWEGGRRGAEESPGAGGEESEATGTGRDTAVNASEGPQQPERGGGEGEGAAGEPLGTEIGDSEGPLRAEGERGQDEAEERAEDPSGVESKEVEGPLGTEKERGEEKQAAEKEEEEALGVEEKGGEEMPGATEEPSEAEREGGEEGLGAEKTQGSEEELSSAGQRESGERTESQGEVSEAGTILGVKQEPVPGEGPQPLEKQGATLEEEAGQLRTPAESQGPPGDAMPLLRESPAPQQPTERQPLLQRGRPRANPSAHPAPTYAPARQPEPAAPAEGKEARGPKQKTCQCCAVM, encoded by the exons ATGGCCCTGCAGAGCCAGGCCTGGTCTCCGGCCACACCCAT GCCCATGGCCGAGAGCTCCCTCTATCGGCAGCGGCTGGAGGTCATTGCG GAAAAGCGGCGGCTGCAGGAGCAGATCCGCGCGGCGCGCCGGGAACTGGAGGAGGAGAAACTCCGCGTGGAACGGCTCAAG AGGAAATCTCTCCGGGAGCGTTGGCTAATGGATGGGGCCGCTGAAGGGCCACAGCAGCCGGAGGACACCGGCTCGAAGGACCCCCAGTCCCCGGAAGGCCAGGCTCAGGCACGCATCAGAAACCTAGAAGACAGCTTGTTCAC ACTCCAGAGTGAGCTGCAGCTGTTGCAAAGTGCGTCCACAGGTGCCCAGCACAAACCCTTGGGTAGGCTCACCTGGCGCAGACAG AGTCACCGTCCTGTCTCCCAACCCACCATGGAGGCGGGTCTTGCAG GCCAGTCTGAGCCAGACAAGAGAGCTTCCCTGCCGACTGGACTGGTGGGCGCATCCCCAGAGGTCCCCTCTGAGCCCCAGGAGGAGGCTGCTGGGGTTCTGCCACCACAGAGGCAGGTCCCTGGGGCCGTGGGGACCTCCCCAGAAGCCAACGGCCCCTGCCCTGGACCCAGCCCTGGCCGGGAGCAAGAGCGGAGCCTGGGGGCGGCCGCAGCAGAGCGGGGTGGAGTGGAGGCCAAAGGAGCGGGTGTGGTGGAGGTGGTGTGGGAGGGCCTGCGGGCCCCGGGGGACTGTGCCACGGGGACATCGGGGACATCGGGCCTGGAGCTGGAGgctagggtggaggaggtggtgcTGGAAGCCATTGGGGACAGGCAGGGGGCTGGCAGCACCGAGCTCCCAGCCTGGGTGAAGGAGGACAGGGGTGTGGCGGAGGTGGTCTGGGAGGGGCTGGGGGGCACTGAGTCGCAGGAGTCGCAGGAGTCCCAGGCCGGCGGGGAGGTGGGCCCAGAGGCCACACTGAGCAGCTCAGAGCCCCTGCAGGGAGATGCTACCCAGGAGGGAGAAGGTGCTCCCGGGGGCAGCCCCGAGGGCGAGGGGCAGGGGGGCTCTGGAGGAGAGGAGGGGTCCTTCATCTGGGTGGAAAGAGCGACTCTCAGCGAGGACTGGGAGGAGCTGCTGATGGAGGGGCTGGAGGGGCCCGTGGTGACAGAGGGAGGAGGCCGGGAAGCCTGGGAGGGGGGGAGGAGGGGAGCAGAGGAATCCCCCGGGGCGGGAGGTGAGGAAAGTGAGGCGACAGGGACAGGGAGGGACACAGCTGTGAATGCAAGTGAGGGGCCACAGCAgccagagaggggagggggggagggagagggagcggCTGGGGAGCCGTTGGGCACCGAGATAGGAGACAGTGAGGGACCCTTGAGGGCAGAGGGGGAAAGGGGCCAGGACGAGGCAGAGGAAAGAGCTGAGGACCCGTCCGGAGTGGAGAGCAAAGAAGTCGAGGGGCCTTTGGGGACAGAGAAGGAAAGAGGGGAAGAAAAGCAAGCagcagagaaagaagaggaggaagctctGGGAGTGGAGGAAAAAGGAGGTGAGGAAAtgccaggggccactgaggagccatcagaggcagagagggagggaggtgagGAAGGCCTCGGGGCAGAGAAGACCCAGGGGTCTGAGGAAGAGCTGAGCTCAGCGGGGCAGAGAGAGTCTGGGGAAAGGACCGAGTCCCAGGGGGAGGTGAGCGAGGCCGGGACCATCCTTGGGGTCAAGCAGGAGCCAGTGCCAGGGGAGGGACCGCAGCCCCTGGAGAAGCAAGGAGCCACGCTGGAGGAGGAAGCCGGGCAGCTCCGAACCCCTGCAGAGAGCCAGGGGCCCCCAGGGGACGCCATGCCCCTCCTGAGAGAGAGCCCAGCCCCACAGCAGCCCACCGAGAGGCAGCCTCTGCTCCAGCGGGGGAGGCCCAGAGCCAACCCCAGTGCCCACCCCGCGCCCACCTATGCACCCGCCCGGCAGCCTGAGCCGGCCGCCCCGGCCGAGGGCAAAGAGGCAAGGGGCCCCAAGCAGAAGACGTGCCAGTGCTGCGCCGTGATGTGA